Proteins encoded together in one Benincasa hispida cultivar B227 chromosome 1, ASM972705v1, whole genome shotgun sequence window:
- the LOC120081965 gene encoding tRNA 2'-phosphotransferase 1 has translation MWASVVTNCGIKILRCRPLLLPRVLINPIPLPVSPSLFAMDRINTSSSSSFAHSSRSGGRGRGLDLRNDRERTRGRGGGGGGSGKDKIDALGRLLTRILRHMAAELNLNMRSDGYVKVQDLLKLNLKTFANTPLRSHTIDDIREAVRKDNKQRFSLLEENGELLIRANQGHTVAVVETESLLKPILSAEEVPVCVHGTYKKNLESILESGLKRMKRLHVHFSCGLPTDGEVISGMRRDVNILIFLDVKKALDDGMKLYISDNKVILTEGFDGVVAVKYFQKIESWPNRQPIPF, from the exons ATGTGGGCTTCTGTTGTTACCAACTGCGGCATCAAAATTCTGCGCTGCCGCCCCCTTTTGCTTCCACGTGTCCTCATCAATCCAATTCCCCTGCCCGTCTCTCCTTCTCTATTCGCCATGGATAGGATCAATacctcctcctcttcttcttttgccCATTCCAGTAGAAG TGGTGGAAGAGGAAGAGGCTTGGATTTGAGGAATGATAGAGAAAGAACGAGGGGGCGTGGCGGAGGAGGCGGCGGTTCTGGTAAAGACAAAATTGACGCTCTTGGTAGACTCTT GACACGTATCTTGCGCCATATGGCTGCCGAGTTAAACTTGAATATGAGGAGTGATGGATATGTCAAGGTTCAGGATTTGCTAAAGttgaatttgaaaacatttGCTAATACCCCACTGAGATCGCACACAATTGATGACATAAGGGAG GCTGTTAGGAAGGATAATAAGCAGCGTTTCAGCCTCCTGGAAGAGAATGGAGAACTCTTGATTCGAGCAAACCAAGGCCATACAGTCGCg GTGGTTGAAACTGAAAGCTTATTAAAACCAATTCTTTCGGCTGAGGAGGTCCCAG TATGTGTACATGGTACTTACAAGAAGAATTTGGAATCAATTCTGGAATCTGGTTTGAAACGCATGAAAAGATTGCATGTTCACTTCTCATGTGGTTTGCCAACAGATGGGGAGGTTATCAGTG GCATGAGACGCGATGTCAACATTTTAATCTTTCTCGATGTCAAAAAAGCGCTAGATG ATGGAATGAAGCTTTACATTTCAGACAACAAGGTCATTCTGACTGAAGGTTTCGATGGGGTGGTGGCAGTAAAATACTTCCAAAAAATTGAGTCATGGCCAAATCGACAACCTATTCCTTTTTGA
- the LOC120071505 gene encoding uncharacterized protein LOC120071505, with product MRFCSERRCFLFFLPLVFFLPHLLSVLELHHDLTSQGQPNKRSKKFDHLILGPAAGQGHPDRLQCSGTKALNNTHLPATSNSADTGNNIHFVTVFTIYNASQDSKVIGRSTDIVKVGDASYSKVERSMAVLNVFINFIQVSMPQSNVMILTDPASDLPVRRQRVTVYPIQGEYSRDTLMLQRIRSYISFLDTRLEEQRRGPRHINHYFFTDSDMAVVGDLGEIFHKHPKFHLALTFRNNKAQPLNSGFIAVRGTEDGIQRAKAFLQEVLKIYSSKFMKASRMLGDQLALAWVVRSNPSFDARKFSKAETFVEEINGASVLFLPCALYNWTPPEGAGQFHGMPLNVKVVHFKGSRKRLMLESWNFFRSSSSISDMLCLILSSGRTKYDF from the exons ATGAGATTTTGCAGCGAACGGCGTTgtttcctcttcttccttccCCTCGTCTTCTTCCTTCCTCATCTCCTCTCCG TTTTAGAATTGCATCATGACCTAACCTCGCAAGGTCAGCCCAACAAACGTAGCAAGAAATTCGATCATTTAATTCTTGGCCCTGCCGCCGGCCAAGGCCACCCCGATCGATTGCAATGCTCAG GCACCAAAGCGCTCAACAACACCCATTTGCCTGCTACTTCTAATTCGGCCGATACTGGGAACAACATTCACTTTGTAACTGTCTTTACCATTTACAATGCGTCGCAGGATTCCAAAGTGATTGGCAGATCAACTGACATTGTAAAAGTTGGGGATGCTTCATACAGTAAAGTGGAGAGGTCGATGGCTGTTTTGAATGTCTTCATCAACTTCATTCAG GTTTCAATGCCCCAGAGTAATGTAATGATTTTAACTGATCCAGCTTCAGATCTACCAGTACGTAGACAGAGAGTAACTGTGTATCCGATACAGGGTGAATATTCACGAGACACATTGATGCTTCAAAGAATCAGGTCTTACATT AGCTTTCTAGATACAAGACTTGAGGAGCAACGACGGGGTCCAAGACACATCAATCATTACTTCTTCACAGACTCAGATATGGCAGTGGTTGGtgatttaggagaaatttttcataAGCATCCGAAGTTTCATTTGGCTCTCACTTTTAGAAATAACAAAGCACAGCCTCTGAATTCAGGGTTTATAGCTGTGAGAGGTACTGAAGATGGAATTCAAAG GGCAAAGGCTTTTCTCCAAGAAGTACTGAAAATATACAGTTCAAAATTCATGAAAGCATCACGAATGCTTGGAGATCAATTAGCTCTTGCATGGGTTGTAAGgtcaaatccttcatttgatGCAAGGAAATTTAGTAAAGCAGAAACATTTGTAGAAGAAATCAATGGTGCTTCAGTACTTTTCTTACCATGCGCCTTGTACAATTGGACACCACCAGAGGGTGCAGGTCAATTCCATGGCATGCCCTTGAATGTTAAG GTTGTTCATTTCAAAGGATCAAGGAAACGCCTAATGCTTGAATCTTGGAACTTCTTTCGATCCTCTTCAAGCATCTCAGACATGTTGTGCCTTATTTTAAGTAGTGGACGGACAAAGTATGATTTCTAA